A DNA window from Impatiens glandulifera chromosome 7, dImpGla2.1, whole genome shotgun sequence contains the following coding sequences:
- the LOC124944481 gene encoding magnesium protoporphyrin IX methyltransferase, chloroplastic-like, giving the protein MMKKITLKRSEGKICQILELHELQPPRLSSNGPYKPHAKEELVDSSQDSPSVAPVLPKFQVKDLESLDGKYDTVVCLDVLIHYPQNKADGMIAHLASLAENRLILSFAPKTY; this is encoded by the exons atgatgaagaaaatcACACTGAAAAGATCTGAAGGAAAGATATGTCAGATTCTTGAGCTTCATGAGCTTCAACCACCACGCCTCAGCTCCAATGGACCCTACAAACCCCAT GCAAAAGAGGAGCTTGTAGACAGCAGCCAGGACAGTCCTTCAGTAGCTCCGGTTCTTCCAAAATTTCAAGTGAAGGATTTGGAGAGCTTAGATGGGAAGTATGACACGGTGGTGTGTTTGGATGTATTAATACACTATCCACAAAACAAAGCAGATGGAATGATTGCTCATCTTGCTTCATTAGCAGAGAATCGGTTAATTCTAAGCTTTGCACCAAAAACGTACTAG